The Streptomyces cynarae genome contains a region encoding:
- a CDS encoding glycoside hydrolase family 55 protein, protein MGKGNADLSRRSLLAGAIAVAAAAATGTTTAAATPSRGQVPVLWHEFVRAPFTHPQIPYVGRAGHRRGTARFPRRPVVADVTAYGAVADGTTDCAPAINRAIADAGRAGGGTVTIPPGTFRLDGLIHIGYDGVVLRGAGSDRTTLYATKNLTELIGVYGSRYGGTKSSWSWAGGLIWLAPKARWDSLVAAIRAQAWPFEGWTGNKRDEWETLTTVSPARQGSWTVTVADARRLRPGRLVLLRLADDAGHTLLEHMSGGGPGPQAYSWDDKTKLTSYVPYEWPVRVARVAGRKVTFERPLPLDVRPEWDPRLTTHVRELSGAGVEGLTLQAIETPQSQHLLDKGYNGVVFQCAYDCWADDVVVRHVDNGFGLVAASSCTLRRTRVAGRGSHHPYFCREGSHDNLIEDFTIEQRTVPAPPDTQLHGINVEGLSSYNVWSRGEMQMGTFDSHRGLPFANVRTDITVNNNGRHGGDAIAGPLFGARFTHWNIRVTNGRAGLMKIDGLAPYSATVGIDEVTEFDQIDVPDFTGDLHSRLELYGTTDAVRPRNLYEAQRGL, encoded by the coding sequence ATGGGCAAGGGGAACGCGGACCTCAGCAGACGGAGCCTGCTCGCAGGCGCCATCGCCGTGGCGGCCGCCGCCGCCACCGGAACGACGACGGCGGCCGCCACACCGTCCAGGGGGCAGGTGCCCGTCCTGTGGCACGAGTTCGTCCGCGCGCCGTTCACCCATCCGCAGATCCCGTACGTGGGCCGGGCCGGTCACCGGCGCGGAACGGCGCGCTTCCCCCGCCGCCCCGTGGTGGCCGACGTGACCGCCTACGGAGCCGTGGCGGACGGCACGACCGACTGCGCCCCCGCGATCAACCGTGCCATCGCCGACGCCGGAAGGGCCGGCGGCGGCACGGTCACCATCCCGCCCGGCACCTTCCGCCTCGACGGCCTGATCCACATCGGGTACGACGGCGTCGTGCTGCGGGGCGCGGGCAGTGACCGTACGACGCTGTACGCGACGAAGAACCTGACCGAGCTGATCGGCGTCTACGGCTCCCGCTACGGCGGCACCAAGTCGTCCTGGTCCTGGGCGGGCGGCCTCATCTGGCTGGCGCCCAAGGCCCGTTGGGACTCCCTGGTCGCGGCCATCCGGGCGCAGGCATGGCCGTTCGAGGGCTGGACCGGCAACAAGCGCGACGAGTGGGAGACGCTGACCACGGTGTCCCCGGCCAGGCAGGGCTCCTGGACGGTCACGGTCGCGGACGCCCGCCGGCTGAGGCCGGGCCGACTGGTCCTGCTCCGCCTCGCGGACGACGCCGGCCACACCCTTCTGGAGCACATGTCGGGCGGCGGCCCCGGCCCACAGGCGTACTCCTGGGACGACAAGACGAAACTGACGTCCTACGTCCCCTATGAGTGGCCCGTGCGCGTCGCGCGCGTGGCGGGCCGGAAGGTCACGTTCGAGCGACCTCTTCCGCTGGACGTGCGCCCGGAGTGGGATCCGCGCCTGACCACGCACGTACGGGAGCTGAGCGGCGCGGGCGTCGAGGGCCTCACCCTCCAGGCGATCGAGACCCCGCAGTCCCAGCACCTGCTGGACAAGGGTTACAACGGGGTCGTGTTCCAGTGCGCGTACGACTGCTGGGCGGACGACGTCGTCGTGCGGCACGTGGACAACGGCTTCGGCCTGGTCGCCGCCTCCTCCTGCACACTGCGCCGCACGCGCGTGGCGGGCCGTGGCTCGCACCACCCCTACTTCTGCCGCGAGGGCTCGCACGACAACCTGATCGAGGACTTCACGATCGAGCAGCGGACCGTGCCGGCCCCGCCGGACACCCAGCTCCACGGCATCAACGTGGAGGGCCTGTCCTCGTACAACGTCTGGTCGCGCGGTGAGATGCAGATGGGCACGTTCGACTCGCACCGGGGACTGCCGTTCGCGAACGTCCGTACGGACATCACCGTGAACAACAACGGCCGTCACGGCGGTGACGCCATCGCCGGGCCCCTCTTCGGCGCCCGCTTCACCCACTGGAACATCCGCGTGACGAACGGCCGTGCGGGCCTGATGAAGATCGACGGCCTGGCGCCGTACTCCGCCACAGTCGGCATCGACGAGGTCACGGAGTTCGACCAGATCGACGTGCCCGACTTCACGGGCGACCTGCACTCCCGCCTGGAGCTGTACGGCACGACGGACGCCGTACGGCCGCGGAACCTGTACGAGGCGCAGCGGGGGCTGTGA
- a CDS encoding MDR family MFS transporter, translating to MSIAAVRRAARETVSGLPREFWWLWTSTLVNRLGAFVATFMALYLTLDRGYSASYAGLVASLHGLGGVVSSLGGGVMADRLGRRPTLLIAQTSTAGFVALLGFVRDPVSIAAVAFFVGMASNASRPAVQAMMADIVRPEDRVRAFSLNYWAINLGFAVSSMAAGFIAEFSYLAGFLIEAGMTLVCAVVVFAKLPESRPAPTAKDAAGDVGLGTVVRDGRFMSVVGLSFLVALVFQQGSVGLPVAMGEAGFSPADYGMAIAVNGVLIVALQIPVTRFIEHRDPRRLLVVSSVLAGYGFGLTAFAGSVGVFALTVCVWTLAEIVNAPTQTGLVVRLSPVHGRGRYQGMYTLSWSVASLVAPLLSGFVIDRLGAEWLWGLCAVVGTTAGVGYAALMRRLPGEEPARGTEKETAGAAEVGAA from the coding sequence ATGTCGATCGCCGCCGTCAGACGTGCCGCCCGCGAGACCGTCTCGGGGCTTCCCCGCGAGTTCTGGTGGCTGTGGACGAGCACGCTCGTCAACCGGCTGGGCGCCTTCGTCGCCACCTTCATGGCGCTGTACCTGACCCTGGACCGCGGGTACTCCGCCTCGTACGCCGGTCTCGTCGCCTCGCTGCACGGGCTCGGCGGTGTCGTCTCCTCGCTCGGCGGGGGCGTGATGGCCGACCGGCTGGGGCGGCGGCCCACCCTGCTGATCGCGCAGACGTCGACCGCCGGGTTCGTGGCGCTGCTCGGGTTCGTGCGGGACCCCGTCTCCATCGCCGCCGTCGCCTTCTTCGTCGGCATGGCGAGCAACGCCTCCCGGCCCGCCGTGCAGGCGATGATGGCCGACATCGTGCGCCCCGAGGACCGGGTGCGCGCCTTCTCCCTCAACTACTGGGCGATCAACCTGGGCTTCGCGGTGTCCTCCATGGCGGCGGGTTTCATCGCCGAGTTCAGCTATCTCGCCGGGTTCCTGATCGAGGCGGGGATGACGTTGGTCTGCGCGGTCGTCGTCTTCGCGAAGCTGCCCGAGTCGCGGCCCGCTCCCACCGCCAAGGACGCCGCGGGCGACGTCGGCCTCGGGACCGTCGTCCGGGACGGCCGCTTCATGAGCGTCGTCGGGCTGTCCTTCCTCGTCGCGCTCGTCTTCCAGCAGGGGTCCGTCGGTCTGCCGGTCGCCATGGGCGAGGCCGGGTTCTCGCCCGCGGACTACGGCATGGCGATCGCCGTCAACGGCGTGCTGATCGTCGCGCTGCAGATCCCGGTCACCCGCTTCATCGAGCACCGCGACCCGCGCCGGCTGCTGGTGGTCTCCTCCGTGCTCGCGGGGTACGGCTTCGGGCTGACCGCCTTCGCGGGCTCGGTCGGTGTCTTCGCGCTGACGGTGTGCGTGTGGACGCTGGCGGAGATCGTCAACGCGCCCACCCAGACCGGCCTCGTGGTACGCCTCTCCCCGGTGCACGGGCGCGGCCGCTACCAGGGCATGTACACCCTGTCCTGGTCGGTGGCCTCGCTCGTCGCGCCGCTGCTGTCCGGCTTCGTCATCGACCGGCTGGGCGCGGAGTGGCTGTGGGGCCTGTGCGCGGTGGTCGGTACGACGGCCGGGGTCGGCTACGCCGCGCTGATGCGCCGCCTCCCGGGGGAGGAGCCGGCGCGGGGGACGGAGAAGGAGACGGCGGGAGCGGCGGAGGTCGGCGCGGCCTGA
- a CDS encoding phosphoglyceromutase, with the protein MADAPYKLILLRHGESEWNAKNLFTGWVDVNLNEKGEKEAVRGGELLKDAGLLPDVVHTSLQKRAIRTAQLALEAADRHWIPVHRSWRLNERHYGALQGKDKAQTLQEFGEEQFMLWRRSYDVPPPPIEDDSEFSQADDARYATIPPELRPRTECLKDVVFRMLPYWYDGIVPDLLAGRTVLIAAHGNSLRALVKHLDGISDADIAGLNIPTGIPLSYELDADFKPITPGGTYLDPEAAAAAIEAVKNQGKKK; encoded by the coding sequence ATGGCCGACGCACCGTACAAGCTGATCCTCCTCCGCCACGGCGAGAGCGAGTGGAACGCGAAGAACCTGTTCACCGGCTGGGTGGACGTCAACCTGAACGAGAAGGGCGAGAAGGAGGCGGTCCGCGGCGGTGAGCTGCTCAAGGACGCCGGCCTGCTGCCCGACGTGGTCCACACGTCCCTCCAGAAGCGCGCGATCCGCACCGCGCAGCTGGCACTGGAGGCCGCCGACCGCCACTGGATCCCGGTCCACCGCTCCTGGCGCCTGAACGAGCGCCACTACGGCGCCCTCCAGGGCAAGGACAAGGCCCAGACGCTTCAGGAGTTCGGCGAGGAGCAGTTCATGCTCTGGCGCCGCTCCTACGACGTGCCGCCGCCCCCGATCGAGGACGACTCGGAGTTCTCCCAGGCCGACGACGCGCGCTACGCGACGATCCCGCCGGAGCTGCGCCCGAGGACGGAATGCCTCAAGGACGTCGTCTTCCGCATGCTCCCGTACTGGTACGACGGCATCGTCCCCGACCTCCTGGCCGGCCGCACGGTCCTGATCGCGGCCCACGGCAACAGCCTGCGCGCCCTGGTCAAGCACCTGGACGGCATCTCGGACGCCGACATCGCCGGCCTGAACATCCCGACGGGCATCCCGCTCTCCTACGAACTGGACGCCGACTTCAAGCCGATCACTCCCGGCGGCACGTACCTCGACCCGGAAGCGGCCGCGGCGGCGATCGAGGCGGTCAAGAACCAGGGCAAGAAGAAGTAG
- a CDS encoding NADPH-dependent FMN reductase, whose protein sequence is MIRIGIILGSTRPGRNGEQVATWVHDTASRRTDAEFELIDLRDHPLPHLDEPLGAMHGHYQHAHTQAWAARIASFDGFVLVTPEYNSSTSGVLKNALDYLFAEWNNKAVGFVSYGVVGGARAAEQLRLVCGALDMACVGRQVMLSLMTEFENYTTLKPADHSAAALDALLDQVVAWSTALTPLRAASRAAA, encoded by the coding sequence GTGATCAGGATCGGCATCATCCTCGGCAGCACCCGCCCGGGCCGCAACGGCGAACAGGTCGCCACGTGGGTCCATGACACCGCATCGCGCCGCACCGACGCCGAGTTCGAGCTGATCGACCTGCGTGACCACCCGCTCCCCCACCTGGACGAGCCGCTCGGGGCCATGCACGGCCACTATCAGCACGCGCACACGCAGGCGTGGGCGGCCAGGATCGCCTCGTTCGACGGGTTCGTCCTGGTCACCCCCGAGTACAACAGCTCCACCTCCGGGGTGCTCAAGAACGCCCTCGACTACCTCTTTGCGGAATGGAACAACAAGGCGGTCGGGTTCGTCTCCTACGGCGTCGTCGGCGGCGCCCGGGCGGCCGAACAACTACGGCTGGTCTGCGGCGCCCTGGACATGGCCTGCGTGGGCCGGCAGGTCATGCTGTCACTGATGACCGAGTTCGAGAACTACACCACCCTCAAGCCGGCCGACCACAGCGCCGCCGCACTGGACGCTCTGCTGGACCAGGTCGTCGCCTGGAGCACCGCGCTCACGCCGCTGCGCGCCGCCTCCCGGGCCGCCGCCTGA
- a CDS encoding nuclear transport factor 2 family protein has translation MSDFQVIADRVEIEALRGEFTDAVMMRDYDRVASLFTPDGVWRVPDIPAEMTGQEQIRAWGRRVPEFVDFLVQNTHPGLIQLDGDTASGRAYMSEVGRGRDGRSGVNYAIYHDRYQRTPDGWKFTERVYEIRYLDESPLTGSVPPRDADAR, from the coding sequence ATGAGCGACTTTCAGGTGATCGCGGACCGGGTCGAGATCGAGGCGTTGCGCGGCGAGTTCACCGATGCGGTGATGATGCGCGACTACGACCGTGTCGCGTCGCTGTTCACACCGGACGGCGTGTGGCGGGTGCCCGACATCCCCGCCGAGATGACCGGCCAGGAGCAGATCCGCGCCTGGGGCCGACGGGTACCGGAGTTCGTGGACTTCCTGGTGCAGAACACCCATCCGGGCCTGATCCAGCTCGACGGCGACACCGCGTCCGGCCGTGCGTACATGTCGGAAGTCGGGCGCGGCCGCGACGGCCGGTCCGGGGTGAACTACGCCATCTACCACGACCGCTACCAACGCACCCCGGACGGATGGAAGTTCACCGAACGCGTCTACGAGATCCGGTACCTCGACGAAAGCCCCCTGACGGGCTCCGTGCCCCCGCGCGACGCGGACGCCCGCTGA
- the sigJ gene encoding RNA polymerase sigma factor SigJ, which yields MSERRQLINLAYRLLGSLAEAEDAVQETYARWYAMSRRQQDAIESPGAWLTKVASRICLDLLRSARARRERYVGEWIPEPLPEPTQWTTASAGGATADPADRVTLDESVNMAFLVVLESMTPAERVAFILHDVFRYSFAEVAEIVGRTPAACRQLASSARRRIRASQTSATSAAHQAGIVRDFKEAWQAKDISALIGLLDPDATVVADGGGVTRASLRPIEGGERIARYLTDLFARAPGTVTIVERTVNGRPGLVAQQDGRTVAVYAFDIAGDRITHIWAVLNPAKLRPWTTG from the coding sequence ATGAGCGAGCGGCGTCAGCTGATCAATCTCGCCTACCGGCTGCTGGGCTCCCTGGCCGAGGCCGAGGACGCCGTCCAGGAGACCTACGCCCGCTGGTACGCCATGTCCCGCCGACAGCAGGACGCCATCGAGTCCCCCGGCGCCTGGCTGACGAAGGTCGCGAGCCGCATCTGCCTGGACCTGCTTCGCTCGGCACGGGCCCGGCGCGAGCGCTACGTGGGTGAATGGATCCCCGAGCCGCTGCCCGAACCCACCCAATGGACCACCGCGTCGGCAGGCGGCGCCACGGCCGACCCGGCCGACAGGGTGACGCTCGACGAGTCGGTCAACATGGCCTTTCTCGTCGTGCTCGAATCGATGACCCCGGCCGAACGCGTCGCGTTCATCCTGCACGACGTCTTCCGCTACTCCTTCGCCGAAGTCGCCGAGATCGTCGGCCGCACACCCGCCGCCTGCCGTCAGCTGGCCTCCTCCGCCCGCCGCCGCATCCGCGCCTCCCAGACGTCCGCGACCTCGGCGGCCCACCAGGCCGGCATCGTCAGGGACTTCAAAGAGGCTTGGCAGGCCAAGGACATCAGTGCCCTCATCGGCCTCCTCGACCCCGACGCCACAGTGGTCGCCGACGGCGGCGGCGTCACCAGAGCCTCACTCCGCCCCATCGAAGGCGGCGAGCGGATCGCGCGCTACCTGACCGACCTCTTCGCGAGGGCACCCGGCACGGTGACCATCGTGGAACGCACGGTCAACGGCCGGCCCGGCCTGGTCGCCCAGCAGGACGGCCGCACCGTGGCGGTATACGCGTTCGACATCGCCGGCGATCGGATCACCCACATCTGGGCGGTGCTCAACCCCGCAAAGCTCCGCCCCTGGACGACGGGCTGA
- a CDS encoding ASCH domain-containing protein: MELIELARRIVEANGDGEVHTVGAAVRDARGRTFGGINLYHFTGGPCAELVALGHARAAGARDLTTIVAVGDRGRGVLAPCGRDRQVLLDHHPGIRVLVPTPDGVRSISIADLLPHSYVWAEQAVPSEPDCPEPARPSLHFHRDYLDAVRTGRKTTTVRRDPVATGPVDMVFELDEEVVLKGVVTQITSKKVGELTEQDAIADGFRDLAELHDRLRYHYPDIGSADDIAIVHFRLADA; this comes from the coding sequence ATGGAACTGATCGAGTTGGCCCGGCGCATTGTGGAGGCCAACGGCGACGGGGAGGTGCACACGGTTGGCGCCGCTGTCCGGGATGCCCGGGGACGCACGTTCGGTGGCATCAACCTCTACCACTTCACCGGCGGGCCCTGTGCGGAGCTCGTGGCGCTCGGGCATGCCCGTGCGGCGGGGGCGCGTGACCTCACGACGATCGTTGCGGTCGGCGACCGGGGCCGCGGTGTGCTCGCGCCGTGCGGTCGTGACCGACAAGTCCTCCTCGACCACCATCCAGGCATCCGCGTCCTGGTTCCGACGCCCGATGGAGTCCGCAGCATCTCCATCGCCGACCTCCTGCCGCACAGCTATGTGTGGGCGGAGCAGGCCGTGCCCTCCGAACCGGACTGTCCTGAGCCGGCCAGGCCGTCCCTGCACTTCCATCGGGACTATCTCGACGCCGTCCGCACGGGCCGGAAGACGACGACCGTACGCCGGGACCCGGTTGCCACGGGGCCGGTCGACATGGTCTTCGAGCTGGACGAGGAGGTGGTACTGAAGGGTGTCGTCACGCAGATCACGTCGAAGAAGGTCGGCGAACTGACCGAGCAGGACGCCATCGCCGACGGGTTCCGCGATCTCGCGGAACTCCACGACAGGCTGCGGTACCACTACCCCGACATCGGTTCCGCCGATGACATCGCCATCGTCCACTTCCGCTTGGCCGACGCCTGA
- a CDS encoding S53 family peptidase: protein MHIARTGRGVAASTAATAALAVAALATAPLAGVTTAAPAAVPHTKAVPAVVGHTLIHGVASPLTSEQCQAKWHIACYNPLQYRTAYNLNPLYKKGVTGKGRTIVIVDSFGSPTVQHDLDVYSKQFGLPSTKVKVVKWGKVPPFDPKNSDMTGWAGETSLDVEMAHAVAPDAKIVLVETAVSETEGTTGLPEMMNAEKYLIDHGVGDVISQSFGATENTFPGFDKGDFSSIKNLRYAFQDANRKHVTVLASSGDGGATDLMADGKTYYKKPVNSWPSSDPLVTSIGGTQLHLNDKGQRVKPDSVYNDYGAGGGGQSHVFPRPAFQSGVKNVVGTRRGTPDVSMAAAVNGGAWVYSSFDPTATGWDVSGGTSEASPLFSGIIALADQAAGHRVGNINGALYSLLKQKNSGIVDVNDGTDNSYEGVTGYKAVNGYDMATGVGTVDALRFVQALARTSRRG from the coding sequence ATGCACATAGCCCGTACCGGGCGGGGTGTCGCGGCTTCCACGGCCGCCACCGCCGCCCTCGCCGTCGCCGCGCTGGCGACCGCTCCGCTGGCCGGCGTCACCACCGCCGCGCCCGCCGCCGTACCGCACACCAAGGCGGTTCCGGCCGTCGTCGGGCACACGCTCATCCATGGTGTGGCCAGCCCGCTCACCAGCGAGCAGTGCCAGGCCAAGTGGCACATCGCCTGCTACAACCCGCTCCAGTACCGCACCGCGTACAACCTCAACCCGCTGTACAAGAAGGGCGTCACGGGCAAGGGGCGCACCATCGTCATCGTCGACTCGTTCGGCTCCCCGACGGTCCAGCACGACCTCGACGTCTACAGCAAGCAGTTCGGCCTGCCCAGCACCAAGGTCAAGGTGGTCAAGTGGGGCAAGGTGCCCCCCTTCGACCCGAAGAACTCCGACATGACCGGCTGGGCCGGCGAGACCTCCCTGGACGTCGAGATGGCCCACGCCGTGGCGCCCGACGCCAAGATCGTCCTGGTGGAGACGGCGGTCTCCGAGACCGAAGGCACCACCGGTCTCCCGGAGATGATGAACGCCGAGAAGTACCTGATCGACCACGGGGTCGGCGACGTCATCAGCCAGAGCTTCGGCGCCACCGAGAACACGTTCCCCGGCTTCGACAAGGGCGACTTCTCCAGCATCAAGAACCTGCGCTACGCCTTCCAGGACGCGAACCGCAAGCACGTGACGGTCCTCGCCTCCTCCGGCGACGGCGGCGCCACGGACCTCATGGCGGACGGCAAGACCTACTACAAGAAGCCCGTCAACTCCTGGCCGTCCTCGGACCCGCTGGTCACCTCCATCGGCGGCACCCAGCTCCACCTGAACGACAAGGGGCAGCGCGTCAAGCCGGACAGCGTCTACAACGACTACGGCGCGGGCGGCGGCGGCCAGTCGCACGTCTTCCCCCGCCCGGCCTTCCAGAGCGGCGTGAAGAACGTCGTCGGCACCCGCCGCGGCACCCCGGACGTGTCGATGGCGGCCGCGGTCAACGGCGGCGCCTGGGTCTACTCCAGCTTCGACCCGACCGCCACCGGCTGGGACGTCTCCGGCGGCACCAGCGAGGCCAGCCCGCTCTTCTCGGGCATCATCGCCCTCGCCGACCAGGCGGCCGGCCACCGGGTGGGCAACATCAACGGGGCGCTGTACAGCCTCCTCAAGCAGAAGAACTCCGGCATCGTCGACGTCAACGACGGCACGGACAACAGCTATGAGGGCGTCACCGGCTACAAGGCCGTCAACGGCTACGACATGGCCACCGGCGTGGGCACGGTGGACGCCCTCCGCTTCGTGCAGGCCCTCGCCCGGACGAGCCGCCGCGGCTGA
- a CDS encoding class I SAM-dependent methyltransferase codes for MSTRVASRPVGTVTRGTTNPNRLRRMDRWIAAVHGAELRRTAEPVAVDLGYGAAPWTAVELLRRLRAAAPRTRVVGVEIEPARVEAAQPYAREGLVFRHGGFEVPVPGRPSLIRAANVLRQYEEGEVVAVWERLCARLAPADPASGSRGGLLVEGTCDEIGRRHVWVALGPEGPRTVTFATRLGSLDRPSDLAERLPKALIHRNVPGEPVHAFLRDFDRAWAAAAPYAAYGARQRWIRSVRRLTADWPVTDGPARWRQGEVTVAWGALAPRT; via the coding sequence ATGTCAACCCGCGTCGCGTCCCGCCCCGTGGGTACGGTGACGCGCGGGACGACCAATCCGAATCGGCTGCGCCGGATGGATCGCTGGATCGCAGCGGTCCATGGGGCCGAGCTTCGTCGTACGGCGGAGCCCGTGGCCGTCGACCTCGGGTACGGGGCCGCGCCCTGGACCGCGGTCGAGTTGCTGCGACGGCTGCGTGCCGCCGCGCCCCGCACCCGGGTCGTGGGGGTGGAGATCGAGCCCGCCCGGGTCGAGGCCGCGCAGCCGTACGCCCGTGAGGGGCTGGTCTTCCGGCACGGCGGGTTCGAGGTGCCCGTGCCGGGGCGGCCCTCGCTCATCCGGGCGGCGAATGTCCTGCGGCAGTACGAGGAGGGCGAGGTCGTCGCCGTCTGGGAGCGGCTGTGCGCCCGGCTCGCCCCCGCCGACCCGGCGTCCGGCTCCCGCGGCGGGCTGCTCGTCGAGGGCACGTGCGACGAGATCGGCCGCCGTCACGTGTGGGTCGCCCTGGGCCCCGAGGGTCCACGCACCGTGACGTTCGCCACCCGGCTCGGTTCCCTCGACCGCCCGTCCGACCTGGCCGAGCGGCTGCCGAAGGCGCTCATCCACCGCAACGTCCCCGGCGAGCCCGTGCATGCCTTCCTGCGCGACTTCGACCGCGCCTGGGCCGCCGCCGCACCCTACGCCGCGTACGGCGCGCGCCAGCGCTGGATACGCAGCGTCCGCCGGCTGACGGCGGACTGGCCGGTCACCGACGGCCCGGCGCGCTGGCGCCAGGGGGAAGTCACCGTGGCCTGGGGGGCCTTGGCGCCCCGCACATGA
- a CDS encoding C40 family peptidase — MGSGKRTLVTAAIALVCTVTVLGTPGAAYASPERPDPRPTPSDRSAAAAATASASASASASDEVLESVRRKLDALYHDAAVATDAYNAAEEKAEKQSAQIVRLAREIVKGQERLAELKDRAGAAARAQYRGGGLPPEMRLWLSRDPQEFLDDAGTVRQGEHATTGLIAELTRTQKDLKQYASDAADEWKRLDANRKAKAEAKKEIEKQIAAAEELQSRLKEQERERLQKLEEQAAHQAQTAWLDSGILKEIRGRASEEGQKAVRFATDQIGKPYVWGAEGPKSYDCSGLTSQAWAAAGAPIPRTSQEQWKQLKHVDIKDMRPGDLIIYFSDASHVAMYIGDGAIVHAPRPGRTVTIAGAGSMPILGVVRPDAG; from the coding sequence ATGGGATCCGGGAAGCGGACCCTCGTCACGGCGGCCATCGCTCTGGTCTGCACGGTCACCGTGCTGGGCACACCGGGCGCGGCATACGCGAGCCCGGAGCGGCCGGACCCGAGACCCACTCCGTCCGACCGCTCGGCCGCGGCCGCGGCCACGGCGTCGGCGTCGGCGTCGGCGTCGGCGTCGGACGAGGTTCTCGAATCGGTCCGTAGAAAACTGGACGCGCTGTACCACGACGCGGCGGTCGCCACCGACGCCTACAACGCGGCCGAGGAGAAGGCCGAGAAGCAGTCGGCGCAGATCGTCCGGCTGGCCCGGGAGATCGTCAAGGGCCAGGAGAGACTCGCCGAGTTGAAGGACCGTGCCGGCGCAGCGGCCCGCGCCCAGTACCGCGGCGGCGGCCTTCCGCCCGAGATGCGGCTCTGGCTGAGCCGTGATCCCCAGGAGTTCCTGGACGACGCGGGCACGGTCCGCCAGGGCGAACACGCGACCACGGGACTGATCGCCGAGTTGACGCGTACGCAGAAGGACTTGAAGCAGTACGCGAGCGACGCCGCCGACGAGTGGAAGAGGCTCGACGCCAACCGCAAGGCCAAGGCCGAGGCCAAGAAGGAGATCGAAAAGCAGATCGCCGCGGCCGAGGAGCTGCAGTCCCGGCTGAAGGAGCAGGAGCGGGAGCGACTGCAGAAGCTGGAGGAGCAGGCCGCCCACCAGGCACAGACCGCCTGGCTGGACTCCGGGATACTGAAGGAGATTCGCGGCAGAGCATCCGAAGAGGGGCAAAAGGCCGTACGGTTCGCGACCGATCAGATCGGCAAACCCTATGTATGGGGGGCAGAAGGGCCGAAATCGTACGACTGCTCGGGGCTGACGTCCCAGGCCTGGGCCGCGGCCGGCGCGCCCATCCCCCGCACCTCGCAGGAGCAGTGGAAGCAGCTCAAGCACGTGGACATCAAGGACATGCGCCCCGGAGACCTGATCATCTACTTCTCCGACGCCAGCCATGTGGCGATGTACATCGGCGACGGCGCGATCGTCCACGCCCCGCGCCCGGGGCGGACGGTGACGATCGCGGGGGCCGGATCCATGCCGATCCTGGGGGTGGTGCGCCCGGACGCCGGCTGA